From the genome of Longispora fulva:
CCGGGCGTGCTCGTCGTGGAGGACCTGCACGACCTGGACCCGGCGAGCCTGGCCCTGGTCGCCGAACTCGCGGCCACCCCGCTGCCAGCCCTGGTCATCGTCACCAGCCGGGCCCCCGACGCGCTCGCCGGCCGGGTGCTGGCCCGGCTCGGCGGCACCCCGCGCACCGTGCGCCGGCACCTGGGCCCGCTGTCCCCGGACGAGGTCGCCGACGTGCTCGAGTCGGCGTTCGGTACCCGGGCGGGCGCGGCGGCCGTCCACGAGCGGACCGGCGGCAACGCCTTCTGGCTCACCGAACTGGTCGCGGCCTTCCGCACCGCCGGCCCGGAGGCGTTGGTGGACGCGCCGCTGCCCGCGCACCTGGCCTCCCTGGTCACCGACCGGCTGGTCGGCGAGGCCCCGGAGACGATCCGGTTCGCCCACGCCGCAGCCCTCCTCGGCGGTGCCGCGGCCCTGGCGCTGGCTGCCGGCCAGACCGGCCAGGCGGCGGAATCGGCGGGATCGGCCGCCCTGACGCCCGGCAGCGCCCGCACGGGTGACCCGGCCACGTCGGCCGACGCCCCGGCCGGCGGGACGGTCGACACCGACGCGGCCGTGCACCGGCTGGTCAGCCTCGGGATCCTGGTGCTGGGAGCCGACGGGGCGCCGGGGTTCCGGTACCCACTGACGCGCGAAGCGATCGCCGACAGCGTGCTGCCGGCGGAGCGGGCGGCGCTCCTGGCCCGCGCCGGGGGTCCCGAGCCGCACCTGACCGGCCGCGAACGCGAGGTGCTCAGCTGCGTGGCGGCCGGCATGACCAACCAGCAGGCCGCCACCTCGCTGGGCATCTCGATCCGGACCGTCACCGTGCACGTGTCCAACCTGCTCCGCAAGACCGGCTCGGCCTCGCGCACCGAGGCGGCGCTGTGGGCCGTCCGCAACGGCTACACGGAGTAGCCGACGAGGTGCCTCCCCCTCGCGGAGGAGCCCGCGCCCGGCTCCCCTAGGGGGGTTAACCCCCCAGTCGAATCGGGGGGTCTCCGGATGGTTCCAGAGTGGCCCGTCGACCAGGCTTATGCCCGTGGAAACCCGGACTCACTC
Proteins encoded in this window:
- a CDS encoding AAA family ATPase, whose amino-acid sequence is MTALPMAGRGEELAAILGAWKQVGDQSQIVVLTGEAGVGKSRLVAEALAALRPRPTRVLAGQARSHAPSPYDWTASALSGHPVEDLPGPADALAWLTQRPDARREFSPGMLLRVAVDVTRAVLGDGPGVLVVEDLHDLDPASLALVAELAATPLPALVIVTSRAPDALAGRVLARLGGTPRTVRRHLGPLSPDEVADVLESAFGTRAGAAAVHERTGGNAFWLTELVAAFRTAGPEALVDAPLPAHLASLVTDRLVGEAPETIRFAHAAALLGGAAALALAAGQTGQAAESAGSAALTPGSARTGDPATSADAPAGGTVDTDAAVHRLVSLGILVLGADGAPGFRYPLTREAIADSVLPAERAALLARAGGPEPHLTGREREVLSCVAAGMTNQQAATSLGISIRTVTVHVSNLLRKTGSASRTEAALWAVRNGYTE